The following proteins come from a genomic window of Panicum hallii strain FIL2 chromosome 8, PHallii_v3.1, whole genome shotgun sequence:
- the LOC112902401 gene encoding transport inhibitor response 1-like protein Os11g0515500 isoform X2, with the protein MAYFPEEVVEQILGYVTSHRDRNTTSLVCRAWYHIERRSRRSVLVSNCYAVRPERVLVRFPSMRSLSVKGKPHFADFDLVPAGWGATADAWVDSCARACPGLEELRLKRMVVTDECLKLIAGSFTNFKSLVLVNCEGFSTAGLATITTNCRFLKELDLQESVVKHRGHHWLNCFPKPSTELESLNFACLSGEVNASALEGLVARSPNLKRLRLNRRVPFDVWYRILGRTPKLEDLGFWAVTGFYLRGIFSVCKNLTCLNLSCAPLIQSADLINIIRRCTKLHVLWLLDHIGDEGLKVVGFSCPDLQELRVFRNNADAATLTEEGLVAISSGCRKLQSVLYFCNRMTNAALFTIAKNCPQLTSFRLCIVELSSADAMTGQPLDEGFGAIVQSCKGLRRLSMSGLLTDCVFLYIGMYAEKLEMLSVAFVGGSDDGMVYVLNGCKNLKKLEIRDSPFGDTALLAGVDRYEAMRSLWMSSCNITLGGCKTLAASMPGVNVEVISRAGASIDEADEASSNAKKVEKLYLYRTIAGPRGDAPGFVSLL; encoded by the exons ATGGCATACTTCCCAGAGGAAGTGGTGGAGCAGATCCTTGGCTATGTAACCTCGCACCGGGATCGCAATACCACGTCGCTGGTGTGCCGGGCATGGTACCACATTGAGCGCCGTAGCCGCCGCTCGGTGCTTGTAAGCAACTGCTATGCAGTGCGCCCAGAGCGTGTGCTTGTGCGGTTCCCCAGCATGCGCTCGCTGAGTGTGAAGGGCAAACCACACTTTGCTGACTTCGACCTTGTCCCAGCGGGGTGGGGCGCCACGGCTGATGCATGGGTGGATTCGTGTGCCCGTGCGTGCCCTGGCCTTGAGGAGCTCCGGCTGAAGCGGATGGTTGTGACTGATGAGTGCCTCAAGCTGATTGCTGGCTCTTTTACCAACTTTAAATCACTTGTCCTTGTCAACTGCGAGGGGTTCAGCACTGCTGGCCTTGCTACTATCACTACCAATTGCAG GTTTCTTAAGGAACTGGACTTACAAGAGAGTGTTGTGAAACATCGAGGCCATCATTGGCTTAATTGTTTCCCAAAGCCTTCTACAGAACTAGAATCCTTGAACTTTGCTTGCTTGTCTGGGGAGGTGAATGCTTCTGCATTGGAGGGACTTGTTGCAAGGAGTCCGAATCTTAAAAGGCTAAGGTTGAATCGTCGTGTTCCATTTGATGTTTGGTACAGAATACTTGGTCGCACACCTAAGCTGGAGGATTTAG GTTTTTGGGCTGTTACGGGCTTTTATCTTCGAGGAATTTTTTCAGTCTGCAAGAACCTTACATGCTTGAACCTCAGCTGTGCTCCATTAATTCAAAGTGCTGATCTTATCAATATTATTCGTCGGTGTACGAAACTCCATGTCTTATGG CTGTTAGATCACATTGGTGATGAAGGGTTGAAGGTTGTGGGCTTTTCTTGTCCTGATCTCCAAGAGTTGAGGGTATTTCGCAATAATGCAGACGCAGCTACTTTGACAGAGGAAGGGTTGGTTGCCATATCTTCAGGCTGTCGAAAGTTACAATCTGTTCTCTACTTTTGCAATCGAATGACCAATGCTGCACTGTTTACTATTGCAAAGAACTGCCCACAGCTGACATCCTTCAGACTATGCATTGTCGAGCTCAGTTCAGCAGATGCTATGACAGGACAGCCACTGGATGAAGGCTTCGGTGCAATCGTCCAGTCATGCAAAGGCCTTAGGCGTCTCTCCATGTCTGGCCTCCTCACGGACTGCGTGTTCCTGTACATTGGCATGTATGCCGAGAAGCTGGAGATGCTCTCCGTGGCATTTGTGGGGGGCAGCGACGATGGCATGGTCTACGTGCTTAATGGCTGCAAGAACCTCAAGAAGCTGGAGATCAGGGACAGCCCCTTCGGCGACACCGCCCTCCTTGCAGGGGTGGACAGGTACGAGGCGATGCGCTCGCTCTGGATGTCCTCCTGCAACATCACCCTAGGGGGCTGCAAGACCCTCGCGGCGAGCATGCCTGGTGTCAACGTGGAGGTCATTAGCAGGGCGGGAGCGAGCATCGATGAGGCGGATGAGGCATCCAGCAACGCAAAGAAGGTGGAGAAGCTGTATCTCTACCGGACGATCGCCGGACCCCGGGGCGATGCCCCTGGATTCGTCTCGCTACTGTAA
- the LOC112902401 gene encoding transport inhibitor response 1-like protein Os11g0515500 isoform X1, with translation MAYFPEEVVEQILGYVTSHRDRNTTSLVCRAWYHIERRSRRSVLVSNCYAVRPERVLVRFPSMRSLSVKGKPHFADFDLVPAGWGATADAWVDSCARACPGLEELRLKRMVVTDECLKLIAGSFTNFKSLVLVNCEGFSTAGLATITTNCRFLKELDLQESVVKHRGHHWLNCFPKPSTELESLNFACLSGEVNASALEGLVARSPNLKRLRLNRRVPFDVWYRILGRTPKLEDLGTGSFVTGNNPAEYVSLSSALGKCSSLKSLSGFWAVTGFYLRGIFSVCKNLTCLNLSCAPLIQSADLINIIRRCTKLHVLWLLDHIGDEGLKVVGFSCPDLQELRVFRNNADAATLTEEGLVAISSGCRKLQSVLYFCNRMTNAALFTIAKNCPQLTSFRLCIVELSSADAMTGQPLDEGFGAIVQSCKGLRRLSMSGLLTDCVFLYIGMYAEKLEMLSVAFVGGSDDGMVYVLNGCKNLKKLEIRDSPFGDTALLAGVDRYEAMRSLWMSSCNITLGGCKTLAASMPGVNVEVISRAGASIDEADEASSNAKKVEKLYLYRTIAGPRGDAPGFVSLL, from the exons ATGGCATACTTCCCAGAGGAAGTGGTGGAGCAGATCCTTGGCTATGTAACCTCGCACCGGGATCGCAATACCACGTCGCTGGTGTGCCGGGCATGGTACCACATTGAGCGCCGTAGCCGCCGCTCGGTGCTTGTAAGCAACTGCTATGCAGTGCGCCCAGAGCGTGTGCTTGTGCGGTTCCCCAGCATGCGCTCGCTGAGTGTGAAGGGCAAACCACACTTTGCTGACTTCGACCTTGTCCCAGCGGGGTGGGGCGCCACGGCTGATGCATGGGTGGATTCGTGTGCCCGTGCGTGCCCTGGCCTTGAGGAGCTCCGGCTGAAGCGGATGGTTGTGACTGATGAGTGCCTCAAGCTGATTGCTGGCTCTTTTACCAACTTTAAATCACTTGTCCTTGTCAACTGCGAGGGGTTCAGCACTGCTGGCCTTGCTACTATCACTACCAATTGCAG GTTTCTTAAGGAACTGGACTTACAAGAGAGTGTTGTGAAACATCGAGGCCATCATTGGCTTAATTGTTTCCCAAAGCCTTCTACAGAACTAGAATCCTTGAACTTTGCTTGCTTGTCTGGGGAGGTGAATGCTTCTGCATTGGAGGGACTTGTTGCAAGGAGTCCGAATCTTAAAAGGCTAAGGTTGAATCGTCGTGTTCCATTTGATGTTTGGTACAGAATACTTGGTCGCACACCTAAGCTGGAGGATTTAGGTACAGGATCTTTTGTAACAGGCAATAACCCTGCTGAATATGTCAGTTTATCCTCTGCTCTCGGAAAGTGCAGTTCACTAAAGAGTTTATCAGGTTTTTGGGCTGTTACGGGCTTTTATCTTCGAGGAATTTTTTCAGTCTGCAAGAACCTTACATGCTTGAACCTCAGCTGTGCTCCATTAATTCAAAGTGCTGATCTTATCAATATTATTCGTCGGTGTACGAAACTCCATGTCTTATGG CTGTTAGATCACATTGGTGATGAAGGGTTGAAGGTTGTGGGCTTTTCTTGTCCTGATCTCCAAGAGTTGAGGGTATTTCGCAATAATGCAGACGCAGCTACTTTGACAGAGGAAGGGTTGGTTGCCATATCTTCAGGCTGTCGAAAGTTACAATCTGTTCTCTACTTTTGCAATCGAATGACCAATGCTGCACTGTTTACTATTGCAAAGAACTGCCCACAGCTGACATCCTTCAGACTATGCATTGTCGAGCTCAGTTCAGCAGATGCTATGACAGGACAGCCACTGGATGAAGGCTTCGGTGCAATCGTCCAGTCATGCAAAGGCCTTAGGCGTCTCTCCATGTCTGGCCTCCTCACGGACTGCGTGTTCCTGTACATTGGCATGTATGCCGAGAAGCTGGAGATGCTCTCCGTGGCATTTGTGGGGGGCAGCGACGATGGCATGGTCTACGTGCTTAATGGCTGCAAGAACCTCAAGAAGCTGGAGATCAGGGACAGCCCCTTCGGCGACACCGCCCTCCTTGCAGGGGTGGACAGGTACGAGGCGATGCGCTCGCTCTGGATGTCCTCCTGCAACATCACCCTAGGGGGCTGCAAGACCCTCGCGGCGAGCATGCCTGGTGTCAACGTGGAGGTCATTAGCAGGGCGGGAGCGAGCATCGATGAGGCGGATGAGGCATCCAGCAACGCAAAGAAGGTGGAGAAGCTGTATCTCTACCGGACGATCGCCGGACCCCGGGGCGATGCCCCTGGATTCGTCTCGCTACTGTAA
- the LOC112903481 gene encoding long chain base biosynthesis protein 2a, with amino-acid sequence MVRLPYTTALTTLFSYGLLFAFGQLRDFFRKLVDWFKAKNVKGYAPICLGLEDFYVRRLYLRIQDCFGRPIASAPDSWFDVVERTSNDNNKTLQRTSNTTRCLNLGSYNYLGFAAADEYCTPRAIESLKKYSASTCSVRVDGGTTKLHTELEELVARFVGKPAAILFGMGYVTNSAIIPCLIGKGGLIISDSLNHNSIVNGARGSGATVRVFQHNSPAHLEEVLREQIAGGQPRTHRPWKKIIVIVEGIYSMEGELCKLPEIIAVCKKYKAYTYLDEAHSIGAVGQSGRGVCELLGVDPADVDIMMGTFTKSFGSCGGYIAASKEIIQHLKHSCPAHLYATSMSPPAVQQVISAIKVILGEDGSNRGAQKLARIRENSNFFRSELKKMGFEVLGDNDSPVMPIMLYNPAKIPAFSRECLRQKVAVVTVAFPATPLLLARARICISASHTREDLVKALDVISRVGDLVGIKYFPAEPPKIAEAGHDKLE; translated from the exons ATGGTGAGGCTGCCGTACACGACGGCGCTGACCACGCTGTTCAGCTACGGGCTGCTCTTCGCGTTTGGCCAGCTCAGGGATTTCTTCCGCAAGCTCGTCGACTGGTTCAAGGCCAAGAACGTCAAG GGGTACGCGCCGATCTGCCTGGGCCTGGAGGATTTCTATGTGCGCCGCCTATACCTTCGGATCCAG GATTGCTTTGGTAGGCCGATTGCAAGCGCACCAGATTCATGGTTTGATGTTGTTGAACGAACCTCAAACGACAATAACAAGACACTACA GCGTACCTCAAATACCACTAGATGCCTCAACTTGGGATCCTACAACTACCTTGGATTTGCTGCAGCAGATGAGTACTGCACTCCGCGTGCTATTGAGTCTCTCAAGAAATACTCAGCAAGCACCTGCAGTGTTCGTGTTGATGGCG GCACGACCAAGCTTCACACTGAGCTGGAGGAGTTAGTCGCACGTTTCGTTGGAAAGCCTGCTGCTATCCTATTTGGCATGGGTTATGTTACAAACTCTGCTATCATTCCTTGCCTAATTGGAAAG GGTGGGCTGATAATTAGTGATTCTCTGAACCATAACTCAATTGTCAATGGCGCAAGAGGATCCGGCGCAACTGTCAGAGTTTTCCAGCATAACT CCCCTGCTCATTTGGAAGAGGTCCTGAGAGAGCAGATAGCTGGTGGTCAGCCACGGACACACAGACCATGGAAGAAGATAATTGTCATTGTTGAGGGTATCTATAGCATGGAAGGGGAGCTGTGTAAGCTCCCTGAGATTATAGCTGTCTGCAAGAAATACAAG GCTTACACATATCTGGATGAGGCTCATAGCATTGGTGCTGTTGGGCAGTCTGGCCGGGGCGTTTGTGAACTCCTTGGGGTTGACCCAGCTGATGTAGAtataatgatgggtactttcaCCAAGTCTTTTGGATCATGTGGTGGATACATTGCCGCATCAAAG GAGATAATTCAGCACCTGAAGCATAGTTGCCCGGCCCATCTGTATGCTACTTCCATGTCACCACCTGCAGTGCAACAAGTTATCTCTGCTATTAAAGTTATCCTTGGGGAGGATGGCTCCAACAGAG GTGCCCAAAAACTTGCACGCATCCGTGAGAATAGTAATTTCTTCAGGTCAGAGCTCAAGAAGATGGGTTTCGAGGTTCTTGGTGACAATGACTCTCCTGTCATGCCCATAATGCTATACAATCCGGCTAAGATTCCTGCATTTTCTAGGGAGTGCCTTAGACAAAAG GTTGCTGTTGTTACTGTGGCATTCCCTGCGACACCTCTTCTTCTTGCAAGAGCTCGTATCTGCATTTCTGCTTCACACACTAGGGAGGACCTGGTGAAAGCACTTGAT GTTATCAGCAGAGTTGGTGATCTTGTAGGCATCAAATACTTCCCTGCAGAACCACCAAAGATTGCTGAAGCTGGTCATGATAAACTGGAGTAG
- the LOC112903750 gene encoding uncharacterized protein LOC112903750, whose product MAKSCRKAISFFGVVQRIYVLFASSTKRWSVLLEHVKNLTVKLLSSTRWESRIKSIKAIRYQAPELRSALLSLSEDSDTEAKDRSDAKNLFDILGSFEFILSMVIWYDILFAVNTVSKKLQSPSMCIDSTLQQIEGMLSYFDTYRNEGFASSMIIATEIASEMGVETTFPVKRRATRKKQFDETDYNEAILQAEKDFEVNYFLVIVNNAISSLKSRFEELQSFKGIFGFIMSSETLKSLDSDGLKECCTKFSETFSLDGSSDVEINDLIYELTVMQSTLPDRSMSAMEIFEFVQEADCYPNISIAYRILFTVPVAVASSAERSFSKLKLLKNYLRSIMSQERLNGLATLCIEKKLLDQININAIIDDFASRNARRNF is encoded by the coding sequence ATGGCAAAATCATGTCGTAAGGCTATTTCATTCTTTGGAGTTGTGCAGCGGATATATGTATTATTTGCTAGTTCTACCAAGAGATGGAGTGTTTTGCTTGAACATGTCAAAAATTTAACTGTGAAATTATTGAGTAGTACTCGTTGGGAAAGTCGAATTAAAAGTATCAAAGCAATTAGATATCAAGCTCCTGAACTAAGATCAGCTTTGCTATCATTGAGTGAAGATAGCGACACTGAAGCCAAGGATAGGAGTGATGCAAAAAATTTATTTGATATCCTTGGCAGCTTTGAGTTCATACTTAGTATGGTTATTTGGTATGATATTTTGTTTGCTGTAAATACTGTCAGCAAGAAGCTGCAATCACCATCCATGTGCATTGATTCTACCTTACAACAGATAGAAGGAATGCTGAGTTACTTTGACACCTATAGAAATGAAGGATTTGCTTCGAGTATGATCATTGCCACTGAAATTGCATCTGAAATGGGTGTAGAGACAACATTTCCAGTAAAGCGTCGTGCTACTAGGAAGAAACAATTTGATGAAACAGACTACAATGAAGCGATTTTGCAAGCTGAGAAGGACTTTGAAGTTAATTATTTTCTTGTTATAGTCAACAATGCAATCAGTTCACTGAAAAGTAGATTTGAGGAACTCCAATCATTCAAAGGTATATTTGGGTTTATAATGAGTTCAGAAACCTTGAAGTCATTGGATAGTGATGGACTAAAAGAGTGCTGCACCAAATTTTCAGAAACTTTCTCTCTAGATGGTTCATCTGATGTTGAGATAAATGATCTAATTTATGAGTTAACTGTTATGCAGTCCACTTTGCCAGATAGATCAATGTCTGCTATGGAGATTTTTGAATTTGTCCAGGAAGCTGATTGTTATCCTAATATTTCTATTGCATACCGGATCTTATTTACTGTGCCTGTGGCAGTGGCGTCATCAGCTGAAAGAAGCTTTTCAAAGTTAAAACTATTGAAGAATTATCTAAGGTCCATAATGTCTCAAGAAAGGTTAAATGGTTTGGCCACTTTATGCATCGAGAAGAAATTATTGGATCAGATCAACATTAATGCCATCATCGATGATTTCGCATCGAGAAATGCTAGAAGAAACTTTTAA